Proteins encoded within one genomic window of Acidobacteriota bacterium:
- a CDS encoding class I SAM-dependent methyltransferase, with protein MDLAFDLEVLPWPIESGSVEHLRAIDVFEHLHLEVQQWLDEAWRVLMPGGVLEMRLPAWDHHYSYRDPTHYRVFHPETFHYWCPNAPGSVWEMFGQFYFGEGYDKWWEFELAERNSGDFFYRLRKPVEAKL; from the coding sequence GTGGACCTGGCCTTCGATCTGGAAGTGCTGCCGTGGCCCATCGAGAGCGGCTCGGTCGAGCACCTGCGGGCTATCGACGTGTTCGAGCATCTACACCTCGAAGTGCAGCAGTGGCTCGATGAGGCGTGGCGCGTGCTCATGCCCGGCGGCGTGCTGGAGATGCGCCTGCCGGCGTGGGACCACCACTACAGCTACCGCGATCCCACACACTACCGTGTGTTTCATCCCGAGACGTTCCACTACTGGTGCCCGAACGCTCCCGGGAGCGTGTGGGAGATGTTCGGCCAGTTCTACTTCGGTGAAGGTTACGACAAATGGTGGGAGTTCGAGCTCGCTGAGCGCAACTCCGGCGACTTCTTCTACCGCCTGCGCAAGCCAGTGGAAGCGAAGCTGTGA
- a CDS encoding glycosyltransferase family 2 protein — translation MPTAGRHEFIRGAVACFLAQDYPDTELVILDDGAQPVEALLPADSRIRYYRELPKQTTGNKRNRCCELSSGDVIVHFDDDDWSAPGRIRHQLETLMADASKRVTGFNLLLFWDVRSECGYRYRLHDRYALGTSQMYFRSWWEQNRFSSRQLGEDSDFAFRAKRAGVIVVEDGAQWLVARIHDGRTSTTEPNTTQFLPEGRASFPEEFFACASTSSPTSPTA, via the coding sequence ATGCCGACCGCTGGCCGGCATGAGTTCATCCGTGGCGCTGTCGCTTGCTTTTTGGCGCAAGACTATCCCGACACCGAACTGGTCATCCTCGATGACGGCGCCCAGCCGGTGGAAGCTTTACTGCCGGCAGATAGCAGGATCCGGTACTACCGCGAATTGCCGAAACAGACCACGGGGAACAAGCGTAACCGGTGCTGCGAGCTGTCATCCGGTGACGTGATCGTGCATTTCGATGACGACGACTGGTCAGCGCCTGGCAGGATCCGCCACCAGCTTGAAACGCTCATGGCCGATGCTTCGAAGCGCGTCACCGGGTTCAATTTATTGCTGTTCTGGGACGTGCGCTCCGAGTGCGGCTACCGGTATCGACTCCACGACCGCTATGCCCTCGGCACGTCCCAGATGTATTTCCGCTCCTGGTGGGAGCAGAACCGTTTCAGCTCGCGGCAGCTCGGCGAAGACTCCGACTTCGCTTTCCGCGCCAAGCGCGCCGGCGTGATCGTTGTAGAGGATGGTGCGCAGTGGCTCGTGGCGCGCATCCATGATGGCCGGACAAGTACCACGGAGCCGAATACCACGCAGTTCCTGCCGGAAGGGCGGGCAAGCTTTCCGGAGGAGTTCTTCGCGTGCGCTTCAACGTCATCACCAACCTCGCCAACGGCGTAG
- a CDS encoding phage major capsid protein, translated as MDPKELKQQFDEALKPLHEKLTQAAERFEKQEKTFGVASTEAKAAVDKALTEIGELRKDHAARMLAIEQKLTAPKGGDEPEIKSIGQLLVETDEFKSLASRGRGSATLKVPAAAWRKTAITNVTGQNQPVVPPDRISRIMAPMLQRLRVRDLLTALRTSSNLIEFSKENSFTNNAAPQGKGSSPQVYENVAKAESALTFVLAKEPVQTIAHWIPASKQILADAPQLQDYIDNRLRQGLKKVEEDQLLNGSGTGGDLNGLITQATAYDTGLDVVGDTKIDTLRRAILQAELAFYEISGFVLNPTDWADIELKKTTYGEYIFANPQGIAAPAMWGKPVVSTPSIEAGDFLTGDFTSNVVNIYDREDVSVTISTEHDDFFTRNMVAILCEERLALVVYAPRGLITGSYPASA; from the coding sequence ATGGACCCGAAAGAACTGAAGCAGCAATTCGACGAGGCGTTGAAGCCGCTGCACGAGAAGCTCACGCAGGCGGCGGAGCGCTTTGAAAAACAGGAAAAAACCTTCGGCGTGGCATCGACGGAAGCGAAAGCTGCCGTCGATAAAGCGCTGACCGAGATCGGCGAACTGCGCAAGGACCACGCCGCGCGCATGCTCGCCATCGAACAGAAGCTCACCGCTCCCAAGGGTGGCGACGAACCCGAGATCAAGTCGATCGGCCAGCTTCTGGTCGAGACCGACGAGTTCAAGTCGCTCGCTTCGCGGGGCAGGGGCTCGGCCACGCTCAAGGTGCCGGCTGCGGCCTGGAGAAAGACGGCCATCACCAACGTCACCGGACAGAACCAGCCGGTGGTCCCGCCCGACCGCATCTCCCGCATCATGGCGCCGATGTTGCAAAGGCTGCGCGTTCGCGATCTTCTGACCGCACTGCGCACCTCGAGCAACCTGATCGAATTCAGCAAAGAGAACAGCTTCACCAACAACGCCGCGCCGCAAGGCAAAGGCTCTTCGCCGCAGGTCTATGAGAACGTGGCGAAAGCCGAGTCTGCGCTGACGTTCGTTTTGGCGAAGGAGCCGGTGCAGACCATCGCGCACTGGATCCCGGCCTCGAAGCAGATTCTTGCCGATGCTCCGCAGTTGCAGGATTACATCGACAATCGTCTGCGTCAGGGCTTGAAGAAGGTGGAAGAGGACCAGTTGCTCAACGGCTCGGGCACGGGTGGCGACCTCAACGGCCTCATCACCCAGGCCACGGCCTATGACACCGGCCTCGATGTCGTGGGCGACACGAAGATCGACACCCTGCGGCGCGCGATACTGCAGGCTGAACTGGCCTTCTACGAGATTTCGGGGTTCGTCCTCAATCCGACCGATTGGGCGGACATCGAGCTGAAGAAGACCACCTACGGCGAGTATATCTTCGCCAATCCGCAAGGCATCGCCGCGCCGGCGATGTGGGGCAAGCCCGTCGTCTCCACGCCCTCCATCGAGGCGGGCGACTTCCTCACCGGCGACTTCACCTCGAACGTGGTCAACATCTACGATCGGGAAGACGTCTCGGTGACCATCTCCACCGAGCATGACGACTTCTTCACCCGGAACATGGTCGCCATCCTCTGTGAAGAGCGCCTCGCTCTCGTCGTCTACGCCCCTCGCGGCCTGATCACCGGCAGCTACCCGGCCTCAGCCTAA
- a CDS encoding HK97 family phage prohead protease — translation MKRRKHLVSKFLIKELTENGMFKGLAAVYGNVDLGGDVIEPGAFTKTLSDKGGEFPILWQHDSRKPIGLGKFTDSREGLVVEGKLTLESPTAAEAYALLRDRVVRGLSIGYDTISDKIEKNIRHLLEIKLWETSLVTFPMNEMAQITDVKNADEYAVLVNEVEAAGERLGFNAELAARAIKSLRALAARAPAAKQDTIAPDVVHAVVTSLAKEIESWTRKN, via the coding sequence ATGAAACGACGCAAGCACCTGGTCAGCAAATTCCTCATCAAGGAACTCACCGAGAACGGCATGTTCAAGGGACTAGCCGCGGTCTACGGCAACGTGGACCTCGGTGGCGACGTCATCGAGCCGGGCGCGTTCACCAAGACGCTCTCCGACAAGGGTGGAGAGTTTCCCATCTTGTGGCAGCACGATTCGCGCAAACCGATCGGCCTCGGCAAGTTCACCGACTCGCGCGAAGGGCTTGTCGTTGAAGGCAAGCTCACGCTCGAGTCGCCGACTGCGGCGGAGGCCTATGCGCTGCTGCGTGATCGCGTCGTGCGCGGTCTCTCCATCGGGTACGACACCATCTCCGACAAAATCGAAAAGAATATCCGCCACTTGTTAGAGATCAAGCTATGGGAAACGTCTCTCGTCACCTTCCCGATGAATGAGATGGCGCAGATCACGGACGTGAAGAACGCCGACGAATACGCCGTCCTGGTCAACGAAGTGGAAGCCGCCGGCGAGCGCTTGGGTTTCAACGCCGAGCTCGCCGCGCGGGCCATAAAAAGTTTACGGGCACTGGCCGCAAGGGCACCAGCCGCCAAGCAGGACACCATCGCGCCGGACGTTGTCCACGCGGTGGTCACCTCACTCGCAAAGGAAATCGAATCATGGACCCGAAAGAACTGA